GTTGGACGCTTCGTTCCAGAAAATAACTATGAGGCAATGCTTCGTGAGTTTATGAAGTCAAATACAAAAAAAGATTTTGTGTTGGTTACTAATGTTGAACAAAATGCCTTTTACGAAAAATTGAAGAAAGAAACAGGTTTTGACAAAGACTCTCGCATCAAATTTGTAGGAACTGTTTATGACCAAGAATTGCTCAAGTACATTCGTGAGAATGCCTTTGCTTATTTCCATGGTCATGAGGTTGGCGGAACCAATCCTTCACTTCTTGAGGCACTTGAGTCAACTAAGCTCAATCTCTTGTTGGATGTTGGCTTTAACCGTGAAGTCGGTGAAGATGGTGCTCTCTATTGGAAAAAAGAGCAATTGGCAAGTGTCATTAATCAAGCTGAGCAATTGGATGAACAAGCTATAGAAGATCTCAATCAAAAATCAAGTAAACGTATCGAAGAAGCCTTTACTTGGGGAAAAATTGTTACAGACTACGAGAAAGTATTTAAAGGATAGAAATGCAGAAAATTTTATATCTTCACGCTGGTGCCGAAATGTATGGTGCTGATAAGGTTTTGTTGGCGCTTATTAAAGGACTGGATAAAGAAGCCTTTGAGGCTCATGTCATCTTGCCCAACGATGGCGTCTTAGTGGGTGCATTGGAAAAGGTTGGTGCTAAGGTAAAAGTTATCGATTATCCAATCTTGCGCCGGAAGTATTTTAATCCTAAGGGGATTCTTGAGTATTTTGGCTCTTATAATCGTTTTTCAAAGCAAATTGCTAAATATGCTAAGGAAAATGGCATTACTCTTATTCACAATAATACGACTGCGGTACTTGAGGGAATTTATCTCAAACGTAAGTTGAAACTTCCTTTGATTTGGCATGTTCACGAGATTATCGTCAAACCAAAAGCAATCTCTGATTTCATCAACTTTTTGATGGGACGTTATGCTGATACGATTGTGACAGTTTCAAATGCTGTGGCCAACCACGTCAAGCAGTCTCGCTTTGTAAAAAATGACCAAGTTCAAGTCATCTATAATGGTGTTGATAATGCCGTCTATCATGAAATGGATGCTAGTACAGTCCGTGATCAGTTTGGTATCGCACAGGATGCTTTGGTTATCGGAATGGTTGGTCGAGTGAATGCATGGAAAGGTCAAGGCGACTTCTTAGAAGCCGTGACTCCAATCTTAAAAGCTAATCCAAAAGCAGTAGCCTTTCTGGCAGGTAGTGCTTTTGAAGGTGAAGAATGGCGAGTTGATGAGTTGGAAAAGGCAATATCAGACTCACCAGTAGCTGGACAAATCAAGCGTATCGATTATTATAGTAAGACAACAGAGCTCTATAATATGTTTGATATCTTTGTTTTGCCAAGTACCAATCCAGATCCTCTACCAACTGTAGTTCTCGAATCAATGGCTTGTGGCAAACCTGTAGTCGGCTACCGTCATGGTGGTGTCTGTGAAATGGTTAAAGAAGGCGAAAACGGCCTTCTTGCCACACCAAATCACCCTGCAGAATTGTCTAAAGTTATTCAAGAATTGGCTGATAACACCGAGAAGAGAGAGCAATTTGGCAAGGCATCAGTCAAACGTCAAAAGGAACTCTTCTCATTACAAAGTTATATTCGGAATTTTTCGGAGTTGTATAGGAAATAATAAAGTTATTTATTATTTTATGAATAAAAAATAAAGAGGAAGTGATATGAATTTTCCAATAGATTTTGTTGTAACCTGGGTTGATGGTAGTGATCCTAATTGGAGAGCCAGAAAGAGAAAATATGACTCTACTTTTGCAACATCAGAAAATAATATGAACTCCGATAAAGCGTACCGTG
This sequence is a window from Streptococcus macedonicus ACA-DC 198. Protein-coding genes within it:
- a CDS encoding Glycosyltransferase yields the protein MQKILYLHAGAEMYGADKVLLALIKGLDKEAFEAHVILPNDGVLVGALEKVGAKVKVIDYPILRRKYFNPKGILEYFGSYNRFSKQIAKYAKENGITLIHNNTTAVLEGIYLKRKLKLPLIWHVHEIIVKPKAISDFINFLMGRYADTIVTVSNAVANHVKQSRFVKNDQVQVIYNGVDNAVYHEMDASTVRDQFGIAQDALVIGMVGRVNAWKGQGDFLEAVTPILKANPKAVAFLAGSAFEGEEWRVDELEKAISDSPVAGQIKRIDYYSKTTELYNMFDIFVLPSTNPDPLPTVVLESMACGKPVVGYRHGGVCEMVKEGENGLLATPNHPAELSKVIQELADNTEKREQFGKASVKRQKELFSLQSYIRNFSELYRK